The genome window CCTTTTCTTTTTTGATCGCCTCTTTTTCGATTTCAAGCTGTCGAACACGGCGTTCAATTTCATCCAGCTCCGTGGGCATGCTGTCGATCTCCATCCGAAGCCGAGAGGCCGCTTCATCGATCAAGTCGATGGCCTTGTCGGGAAGAAATCGGTCCGAGATGTAACGATGAGAGAGCATGGCGGCGGCCACCAAAGCGGCATCCTTGATCCGGACGCCGTGATGCACCTCGTACCGCTCCTTGAGGCCTCGAAGGATGGAGATCGTGTCTTCAACGGAGGGTTCCGATACCAGGACCGGCTGGAATCGGCGTTCCAACGCCGCGTCTTTCTCGATGTGTTTACGGTATTCATCCAACGTGGTCGCGCCGACGCAACGCAGTTCCCCGCGCGCCAGGGCCGGTTTCAGCATGTTGGACGCGTCCATCGCCCCCTCGGCGGAGCCGGCGCCGATCAGCGTATGCAGTTCGTCGATGAAAAGGATGATGCTGCCCTGGGCCTCCGTAATCTCCCGCAGGACGGCCTTGAGGCGGTCTTCAAACTCCCCGCGGAATTTCGCTCCCGCAATAAGGGCTCCCAAATCCAGGGCGACGACCTGTTTATTTTTCAGTCCTTCCGGCACATCACCGTTGATGATGCGTTGAGCCAGTCCCTCCGCGATGGCGGTTTTGCCGACCCCCGGTTCTCCGATTAAGACGGGATTGTTTTTCGTCCGTCGTGAAAGGACCTGAATCACACGACGGATCTCGTCATCGCGTCCGATGACGGGGTCCAGCTTGCCCCGCCGGGCCAGATCGGTGAGGTTTCGGCCATAGCGTGTCAGCGCTTGGTATTTATCCTCCGGGTTTTGGTCCGTGATCCGCTGGGATCCCCGAATGGTCACCAAGGAGGTCAGCACCCGTTCCCTGGTCACACCGTGCCGCTTCAGCAGTTCTGAGGCAAATCCGTTGCCGGCCAGAATTCCCAAGAAAATGTGTTCGACGCTGATGTATTCATCCCGGAGTTGGCCCGCCTCGATCTGGGCTTGATCGAAGGTCTGGTTGAGCCGGGGCGTGGCGTACAATTGGCCGATTCCGGTTCCGGAAATCCGCGGGCGGTCTTTTAGATTTTGAAGGAGTTCCTTGCGCAACACCTCCGGGTCGACGCCCAATTTCTTTAACAACGGGACGGCGATCCCTTCCGACTGGTTTAAAAGAGACAGCAGGAGATGTTCGACATCGACCTGTTGATGTTGGTTCTGTTCGGCCGTTTTTTGAGCGTCGATCACGGCCTCTTGCGCTTTGATTGTGAGCCGGTCAAATTGAATCATCGGGTTTCTCTGTCCGCTGAATAAAACCGCTCCGGGTCCCGGCGCGCGGCATGGATTGACGACGAAACCGTCTCCGGTCTTATTTTTTAATCTCGATCGGGATGGGTTTGGACTCCATCGACCGGGCCTTCGGCAGCTTGACCTCCAGAATGCCGTCCTTGAGTTTGGCGCTGATCCCGGATTGATCCACAATGCCGGGAAGCGTGAAGGATCTTGAAAAGGTGCCGTACGAGCGTTCAATGCGGTGATAGTTTTCCTTCTTCGTTTCCTTTTCAAACCGGCGCTCCCCCTTCAGGATCAGGGCGTCGTCTTTAATCTGCAAATCGACGTCTTCCAGCCGCACGCCGGGAAGCTCCGCCTTCAGAATAATCGCGTCTTCTTTTTCCATGATGTCGACCACGGGTGTCCAGGTGCCTTGGGAAACGTCGCCGAGTTGACTGGTCGAACGAACCAGGCTGTCTTCAAACAGTTTGTTCATCCGTTCCTGAAGGGACAACAGGTCACGGAAAGGATCCCATTGAATGGGCGGCATCGCGCGCTCCTTGACTCAATCGTTATCCGATCGATTAATACGGGCCGTTCAAAGATTGGAGATTTAGAGATTTCGATAGGTATTATAAAATCATCGTATTTTACAGTCAAGACAAGACTGTCAGATCCCGCGGTGTGATGCTCCAAATGTGTTGACACCTTTCACGGTGAATGATATCCTTAAATCAGTATGAATAATCAGGAGATAGCTTTTCAGAAGGAGGCGTCGGTCTACGAATTCAAACGGCCGACCCTTCTCGGCGTGCCCACTGGACTCGGCGGAGTCGCTTCATTCGCCGCTGTCCTGGTGCTGGGTTGCCTGATCGGCCGGACCGATTGCGCGGCGGGTGATGTTTATCAATTCATCGATTCCGCCGGGGTGGTTCATTTCTCCAACGTCCCGGTCGATCCGCGGTACCGACAGATTCGGGTGCCGGTCCCGGTCGCTCCGGTCCGTCTGGAGGACATACACGAGACGATCCTGAGCGCCGCCCGCCGATACCGCGTGGATCCGGCCTTGGTCAAGGCCGTCATCAAGGTGGAATCGGATTTTGACCCGCATGCGGTTTCGGATGCCGGCGCCATGGGCCTGATGCAGTTGATGCCGGCCACGGCGTCCACCTTGGATGTCCAAAACCCGTTCAATCCCGCCGAAAATATTTCCGGTGGCGTTAAGCATTTAAGCTATCTACTGGGGCGGTTCAATGGAGATCTGACATTGGCGCTGGCGGCCTACCATGCCGGGGAAAAGACCGTTACCCACTACAACCAGGTTCCGCCCATCGAAAAGACGCATCGCTATATTCAAAAAGTGCTCGCGGCTTATAAAACGTACCGCGGAAAAGAGTCCGCTCGAAAGTCCATTTATAAAGTTTTATCGCCTGACGGCCGCGTGATCTACACCAATGTTCCGGAGCAGTATCAAGACACCCGGCGCTACCGGGTGGCTTACACCCAAGCCCCCTGAGGATGATCCGAACGCCGGAATTCAATATGACGGAGGTCGGGCCGTTTCCCCGGTTTGGGATCATCCGAACGGTAATGCACTCCGATGCTGCTCTTCCTCAACAACGCCGCCCGCACGATCATGGAAGCCACGGTCGCCGTGTTCTTGAATTCGCCTTCCTGCCGGGAAACGACGGGCGCGGTCATGAGGAATTTCCACTGCTCCAAAACCTTCAAGGCGTTCATCAGCGATGCCCGATCTCGAACAATGCCGACCCGGTCCCACATCGTTTCCTTAAGCCGGTGAGCGGCCGGCTCCAACGAGGCCGGGAAGACCGATTGACGGGTGATCCATTCGGATCGGTTTTTTTCAAAGACGGACCGAATCTCGGAGGACTTCACCGCGTCCTTCCGAGCGAAGGCGATCATCGCCTTGCCCGCCCGGGCGCCGAAGACCAACCCTTCCAGCAAGGAGTTGCTCGCCAGCCGATTGGCGCCGTGAATGCCGCTGCAGGCCACTTCACCCGCGGCAAATAAACCGTCCAGGGAGGTCGCGCCGGTCAGAGACGTCTTGGCTCCTCCGATCATGAAGTGGGCGCTTGGCGCGACCGGGATGGGCGTATTCGTGATGTCGAAGCCGTACCGCAAACAGGTCTGAGTGACGGTCGGAAACCTTGCGCGAATATAATCGGCCTTCAAGTGCGTGATATCCAAATAGACATGAGAGGTATGACCGGACCGCATCTCTTGCCAAATGGCCCGGCTGACGACGTCGCGCGTGGCCAACTCCCCGGCGGGATCGTATCTTTTCATGAAGGTTTTCCCCCGGGCGTTGCGAAGAACCGCTCCCTCGCCCCGCAAAGCTTCGGTCAGGAGAAAGGCGGGGGCGTTGGCGACGGCGAGTGCCGTCGGATGGAATTGGACGAATTCCATGTCCTCGAGGACGCAGCCGGCGCGGTAAGCCATGGCCATTCCGTCCCCCGTGGCGACGGGAGGATTGGTGGTGCGAGAGTAAACCTGGCCGGCGCCGCCGGTGGCCAGCAAGACGGTTTTAGCCCCGATCACGCGAACGCTTCCGGATTCGGATAATAAAACGGCCCCGAGGCACCGCCCTTTGTGGACCAGCAGATCGGAGGTGAAATGCCGCGGAAGCCAGCGGATCGTTCGAAGCGGTCGGGTCTTTGTCAGCAACGTCCTCATAATCTCGGTTCCGGTCGCGTCTCCCCGCCGTAGAATGCGGGCGTAACGGTGGGCGGCTTCCCGGGCCATGACATAACGGTCTCCTTGCCGATCGAATCGGGCGCCCCACCGGATCAGTTCCCGGACCCGGGGGGGACCTTCTTTGACTAAAACCTCGACCACCTCCGATCGGCAGAGGCCCTTGCCGGCCGCGAGGGTGTCGGCCATGTGCGCCTCCACGCTGTCCGGGGAATCAAGCGCGACCGCGATCCCGCCCTGGGCGAATTCCGAGGCGCTCTCCTCCGGGTTTCCTTTGTTGACAATGACGACCCGACCGTGGCGTCCCAACTCGATGGCCGCCCGAACGCCGGCGATGCCGCTGCCGATGACGAGAAAATCCGTCAGATCGATTTGGGACGAAGGGCTCATGGCGGTGAGGCGGGGACCGTTGCGGGGGCGGTGAAAGGATCGTCTCCATCGATGGTTTGCAGGCGGAGATCCGATTTGCCGGTGAGATGGAAAAGCGCGTTACCCCGGAGCTTAACCGGACCGGTTTTTTCGGGGGTCCAATGAAGTTCCCAGTGAAATGAAACCTGAATGTCGTTGTCTTGAAGCACGATCCGGTCGATCATAAATTCCAGGCGGAGGGCGCTCGCGGAAGTCAGGAACGAAGCGATCGCGCGAAGGTCGTCTTCGTGCGCGGCGGGGTACAGGGATGAGAACGCTCGGACATTCTTGCTCTCATACGTCACGCGCAGGTTCTCGACGAAGGCGTCGATTTGCAGAAGGCGCTTTGCATCGTCGGTGGGTTTGACCGGCGCATGTTCGCATCCCGAAAGCGACAGCCAACTTCCGATCAGAATCACGAACACGACACGGTATTTTATCGGCATGCGGGGCATTATACGGTGGACCTTCGGGCCAGGTCAAGGTCGTTGGGGATTGTTCTTGACATGCCTCGATCCGTATGTTAGGAAACATACCGACCCGCGATGAGGCCTGCGGGTGTTTTCAGGGGATAACGGATGAAGATTTTAATGTGCACCGATGGTCAGCCGTACGCGGAGGAGGCGATCCGGTTCGGTGGACGATTCGCCCACGGACTGGACGCGGATGTGACGGTTCTGTTTGTGCGCCCCTCGGTTTCCCGTGGAGACTCGATTCGCCTGAACACGGCTCGAAAGAAGATGGGGGAATGGAATCCGGACGTTCCGTCTGTGGAAAACCTCAAGCGCGCAAAAGAAATCTTGGTGGAGAGCGGTTTGGTGCCTTTCTCGTCCGAAAGGGATGCCGGCGTTCGTCAGACCTTCCGGGAGTCCGCGGAGGGGGGCGTTGAACTGCATTGGGTCGGCCGTCGTACCGAACGTGTGCGGTTGAAGCTTCGCGAAGGCGAATCGGCCGAACAAATCCTGACGGAGGCCCGTCGCGGACGCTATGACTTGGTCCTGACGGGATCCCGAGGCCATGAAGGGATCGCCAGTTACTTTGTGGGCAGCACGGCGCTTCGGATCGCCGAATTTGCACCCTGTTCGGTTTTGATCGCCAAGAACATTCGCGAGAGCCACGACTTTCTGATGTGCACGGATGGCTCGAGGTTGGCCGAAAAGGCCGAGTTGTTCGGCGCCCAGATTGCCCAGGCCTTGAATGCGCGGGTGACGGTTCTGTCCGTCGCTTCCGAGCCGTCCGGGCTCAAAGCCGCCCAGGAACAGGTCCGACGGGCCGAAATGATCCTGGCCCAGTTGGGGGTTCAGGCCGACGTTGAGACGCGCGTCGGCCGTCCCTCGGAAGTGATCATTGACAAGGCCAAGAATCATGACATCGTGGTCATGGGGGCCAGCGGCAGCTCGGCCGTCAGGCGGTTTTTCCTGGGAAGCGTTCCGCTCAAAGTGATCGAATACGGCGCCTGTCCGGTCCTACTGGTTCGTGCAAAGCCCGGGTCCAAGCGGCGCGGCACCGATCGCGGCGGAAATTGAAGCCGCGGACGATGGGGAGTTGCCTTTTGCGGAAGATATCGATAGAATAATCGCTCCAGAGGAGGGTGTCCATGTCGAGAGTGGTTAAGAAACGGCGCAAAAAAATGCGAAAACACAAATACCGAAAGCTCAGAAAAAAGATGCGCCACCAACGACGGAAGCACTAAGCGTCAGTTGCCTCGCGCCGAACGGTCAAGTGCGTCTTCGTCGACGTTCCGTGACCGATCCCGATGCATGGTTGTCAATTCACCCTACCCGAAGGGAAGGACACGAGATGGCCGCAGGTAAAAAAGTGTGTGTAAAGGTTCGAACCGTATACGCAAGCTACGTGGGCATTCTCCTCATCCCGCCCATGCGCAAAAGGGTTTCGGACGTTTTGAACGAGGAAGACCGGACCTTCATTAATCTGACGGATGTCCAGATCGACGGTTCAAGCGAGAAGGTCCCGTATATCTCGATCAACAAAGACATGATCGAGTCCATTATCGAGAACCCTGATCGATGAGCCCGCTTTCCCCTGGCGGATTTCCCCGAGACCGATCGCGGTTGCCGCCGTGGTTTCGGGTTCGGGCCTATCCGGGTCCGCGTTATCAGGGGATGAAAAACCTGGTTCACGATTTAAAACTTCACACCGTGTGCGAAGAGGCCCGCTGTCCGAATGTGTGGGATTGTTGGAACCGCGGAACGGCCACCTTCATGATCCTCGGTGATGTCTGTACGCGAAGCTGCGGCTTTTGCGCGGTCGCCACCGGGCGGCCGATCGAGCCGGACCTGGATGAACCCCGGCGGGTGGCTCAAGCGGTCCGGGCCTTGAGCCTGCGTCATGCCGTGATCACCTCGGTGAACCGGGATGAATTGGCCGACGGCGGCGCGGCGATCTTTGCCGAGACGATTCGAGCGATCCGGAGGCTGCAGGATTGCGCGATCGAGGTTCTGATCCCGGATTTCAAAGGGTCGCACGAGGCGCAGGACCGGATTTTTGAAGCCCGGCCGGACATCCTCAATCACAACACCGAAACCGTTCCCCGTCTGTATCGATCGGTGCGTCCTCAGGGAAAATATTCCTGGAGCCTTGAGCTCGTTTCACGGGCCAAGCAGGCAGGCCTCGTCACCAAAAGCGGGCTGATGGTGGGCTTGGGCGAGACGGGCGAGGAAGTTCGCGCCGTGATGGCCGATCTCGTTTCGTCCGGCTGCGATATCCTGACGCTGGGTCAGTATCTGCAACCGACGCCCAACCATCTTCCCGTGATCCGGTATTATCTTCCGGAAGAGTTTTCTTCTTTGAAGGAAGACGGCCTTCGCCTCGGGTTCCGACACGTCGAATCCGGGCCCTTGGTCCGAAGCTCCTACCACGCCGAGGAACAGAGCGGACGGATGGCTGAGAAAGAGATCGAGCGCCGGTAAACCTGCCGAAGGCCGGCATAGCGTCCCTCTCCCTGATATAAATCCGCTTGCAAAAAATCCCGGATTCCGTATATTCCCTATCCTGTCCTGCCTCAGAACCGGAATCCGGCATCCCGGATTCATGAAGGCGTGGTATGCCCCGTTCCGATCAACAGAGCCGTCAATGGCAAATTCTTACATTCCATAAATGTCAATGGGACGGCGACCCTCCGACCGCCGTATTATCGGGCAACTTTATGAAAAGAGATGCCGGTGAAAGCAGGGAGTTCGTCCGAGGAAGGTTCTGCCGCCTTCACCTGTTTGAAAAGTTCGTCCACCGTTTTGTCGATATTGATTGCGGTGGGTCCTGGGATACTACGGGTGCCGCATTTGGGACGGAGAGCGGTTCAGTAGACATGTCGGCGATGTTTCACCGTGAGAACAAAGACCGTTTTGGAGGAGGCATGTGTTTCGTAGACGATCCGCCAGTCGCCCACGCGAAGGGAAAATTCTCCTTTGTGGTTGCCCACCAACGGTTTTCCCATTCGAGGGTCGTCCGCAAGCGATTCCAGGTTGTTGAGAATCCGATCGTAAAGCCGCCGGTCGGCGCGGGAAAGAGCGAGAAGATCTTTTTCGGCTTCCCGCGCAAGACGGACGGCATATCTCATGCCGGGCCGATCTTTTTCTTGAGTTCTTCCAGCGAAACGGTCCGGCCACGGCGAACCTGGGTCTTCGCGCGGGCGATCGCGCGGCGCTCGGCCCGGTTCGAGAGAACGTCGAGCGTCTCAATCAGACCGTCGTATTCCTCGGCGCTCAGGAGCACCGCCTTTTCCACGCCGCTGCGGGTGATCACGACGCGGCGGTATTTTTCATCCGCTTCGCGGACGAGGGACGAAAGATGTTTCTTGGCCTCGGCCAGAGAGTATGTTTTGTGCATGCCGCCCTCCGTAGTTGGTCAAATTATAGACCAACTCGCAAACCGCCGTCAACCGCTCGGCGGCGTCCGATCAGGGACTGAGGGGTTGGGGGAAAAGTTCAAAACGTGCAAGTCGTTCAATGCGTTCAAAGCGCTGATTGTGTGGAAACCGTTTTAAACGTCTTGAACGTTTTAAACCATTTAAACTTTTTAAACTCTTGGAGCCCGACATGTCGGTGAAATATTTTGAGGAGTTGGAGATCTGGAAAGAGGCGCGGTCTATGACGAATACAATCTATAAAATTACCCATGCGCCCGGTTTCTCCAGGGATTACGGATTGCGGAATCAGGTCCGTCGTGCGGCGGTCTCGGTCATGTCGAATATCGCCGAGGGATTCGAACGGGGCGGGAATCAGGAATTGATTCAGTTTCTGTACATCGCAAAAGGCTCCTGCGGCGAAGTCCGGTGGCAGCTTTATATTGCCAAAGACCAGGGGTACATTGAAGAAGAAAAGTTCAATGAATTATTCAAATCGTTTAAGAGGTTGTCGGTCATGATCGGCAACCTGATTGCTTATTTGAAAAACAGTCGGATGAAGGGGGAAAAGTTCAAAAAGCCTCCGCACCGGACAATGCAGGAAGAAATGGATGAGATTATGTAGCGCCCGTCCTTCGGGACGGGTGAGGATTGAATGATGAATCAGCGGTGAGTGCATTTGAGATGCCGTGAAAGGTCGATTAGTTAACCTTGCGGTTCTATGTTGCATCCACACAGCGAGCGCATTTCCCATCCGTGGAGCCTGTGGGTCTTCAACGCTTATTGCTGTAATTCCTTCTCCATCTCCTCCGCGTCAAAGATGAAATTTTTTGTGCGGGTCTTGGCGTGGCGGGTCGCCTTGTCCACCAGACCGAGCAGGTCCGTCGCTTTCTGTTCGGGGCGAAGCTGGGCCACGGTCAGGCAGGCTTGAACCGCTTTCAGCGGAATCGCGGGAGGACGGAGCTTCGACAGCGCCTGCTGCAGCCGTTGAGCGATGAGGTAGGCCTGGGCCTTGTCCGCCTCGGGAAGGATCACGACGAACTCGTCCCCGCCGTAGCGGAAGGCCAAATCCATTCCCTGGCGGATGATGCCCTGGATGGTTTTGCCGACGGTCTGCAGCACGGCGTTCCCGGCGGCGTGTCCGAACCGATCGTTGATCGTCTTGAAATCGTCCAGGTCCGCAAAGAGACAGGACAGCGGTCGGTCCATTCGACGCGCCCGGGCGATTTCTTTAACGAGGGCCTCTTCCAACGCCCGCGGATGGCCCAGCGTCGTCAGGGCATCGGTGTGGGCCAAGCGCTCGACTTCGTCCCGCTGTCGAAGAAATTGCTTTCGGTAATACAGGGAAACATAAACGCCGGCCCCGATCAGGGCCGAAAGACCGATTTCATGAGCCAATCCGAGCGGATTCTGAGCGAAACGTCCCTCCTCCATATAGTTTGTCAACCAAGGAACGACCATGAGGAAATAGAAGAGGAGCGGCGTCTTGCCGGATGGGAGGCTCGAGTGGCCCATGGGGAAATTATACGTGATCCGCTTCGGGGAATCAAACCGGCCGAAAGTCAGAAAAGGTCCCGGATCATCTTGAGGGATGCGATGAGAAGGACCACGCCCAAGACCTGCTGCAGTACTTTGGATGGAACTTTCCAGGCGCCCCACCAGGAACCGATCTGTCCGCCGATCAAGACGGTGAGCCCCAGGGGAACGGCGAGTCCCGGTTCGATGGCTCCGTGGAGAACATGGGCGGCCAGTCCGCTCAAGGAGTTTAAAATAATAAAGGCGGCCGAAACCGCGGCGGTTTGTTTGGCATCCGCCCAGCCCATCAGCAATAAAAGGGGACTCAAGAAGATCCCTCCGCCGATGCCGATGAGGCCGGCCAGAAATCCAAGGGCCAGGCCCACCGGCAGTCCGATGCCGTAGATCCACGCCGGCTTCACGGGGGGACGGGGCAGAATCGGCTTTGTGAACAGGATAAACCGGAGGCCGGCGATGAGAAGCGTCCCTCCGAGAATCCCGGAGAAGGTTTGCTGCGACAGCAGCACCAACCCGCCCAGATAAGCGGCCGGGATGGAGGCCAGGATGAAAGGCCACAGCAGACGAGGAGTGAAGTGGCCTGCGCGATAATAATTGGTGAAGCCGGTCACGGTGACCAGGATGTTCAGGATCAATACGGTCGGCGCGATTTCCGGCCGGGCATAACCGGCCAGCACCAGAATGGCGAGATAGGCCGACGCGCCGCCGTGTCCGACCGAGGAATAAAGCATCGCGGCCAGCAGGAACAACGGAAGCAGCCAGAGCAGGTCCAAAGGCATGATGTCCCGCATTGTCGGCAAAGGCAACTCGCTTTGTCAACCGTCGTCTTGCCGGATCGGACGGGCTACCAGCGTTCCGACCGGATCAAGGGATACGGAACGCCCAGGGCCGTGAGGGTTTGGGCGTTTTCCTTGATCATGCGGTCCGGCCCGCAGAGATAGTATAGCGTTCCGAGCGGTCCGAGCTGTTCTCGAAAGAAGGCCTCGTCAAACCGGCCGACACGACCGGTCCAGGGGGTTCCGTCCGGACGGGTGATGGTGTAGACGCACTGAAAATGGGTGTGTTGTTGCGCCGCCGCGTCGAATTCCGGCTTGAACGCGAAATCCGCCGGAGTTCGGGCGCTGTAGAGAAGTTTGACTCGCACCGGCCATCCTTTGGCGAGGATATACCGGATCATGCTTCGGTAGGGGGCAATGCCGATGCCGCCGGCGATCAGCACAATTTCGTCGCTCTCGTTTTCCCTGAACACGAATTGTCCCTCGGGGCCTTTAACGTTCAGGAGATCGCCCACCTTGACGGCGTCATGCAGCCAGGGTGTGATGCGGCCTTCCGGATACCGTTTGGCCGCGATCTCGATGTAGTCCTCTTCGGCGGGGGAAGACGATATCGAAAAGGCGCGGTTCGCCGTTCCCATCCGGTTTCGTTTCGGGTTCCAGACCTCGGCCGTAATAATGACAAACTGTCCGGGCCGGAAAGCGAAGGGCTTGTTCGGCCCCAGATCAAGACGAAACGATTTGATCTCCGGCGTCTCCTGTCGGATCTCGCTGAGGACCAGGTTCATCTGTTTTTGATCGCGCGCGGGCATCGTGGCTCTATCCTACCTCCATCCGATCGGGCTGTGCAACTTGATCTTACCCCTTGCCACCTTGGATATAAAATGATACCTTGAACGGGGTGAAAATCCGTGATTCCTCGATTTGTCATCATGATGATCGGTCTTCTGCTTCCCTCCCTGGCTTGGGCGGGATCGTCCTTGCCCAACGGGTACGACCGGGCGGGTTGGGGCATGACCGTCCCCGAGCTTCAGAAGCAGGTCGGGATCGAGCGGGCCGAGATGTCGGATGGATTCGGGTATGCGGAGCATCTCGAAGAAGATCCGGACGTTTATTATCAAATGACCCCGGAACACGAGCGGGTCGAGTATTATTTCTACCGGGGCCGTCTCTACAAGGTTTTTATCATCTACGACCGCGTTTTGTTTCACACGCGGTTTTATGAGGAACTGATCGAAAAGACAAAAAAGACCTACGGGGATCCGAAGGACGCCTACCAGGAGGATTTTTTCGGCCTTCCCATCCAACATACGCGATGGGAAGATTCCACCTCCATTTTAGATCTCCGCAGGGGAGCCGGCTTCATCTACCAAGTCCGGATCGACAAGACGACGAACGAAATCAAGACGAAAGCCCAGACCAAGAAAAAAAGCATTTAACGGAGCGCGAAGGGTTGGAACGATGGATTTGTT of Nitrospiria bacterium contains these proteins:
- a CDS encoding universal stress protein, encoding MKILMCTDGQPYAEEAIRFGGRFAHGLDADVTVLFVRPSVSRGDSIRLNTARKKMGEWNPDVPSVENLKRAKEILVESGLVPFSSERDAGVRQTFRESAEGGVELHWVGRRTERVRLKLREGESAEQILTEARRGRYDLVLTGSRGHEGIASYFVGSTALRIAEFAPCSVLIAKNIRESHDFLMCTDGSRLAEKAELFGAQIAQALNARVTVLSVASEPSGLKAAQEQVRRAEMILAQLGVQADVETRVGRPSEVIIDKAKNHDIVVMGASGSSAVRRFFLGSVPLKVIEYGACPVLLVRAKPGSKRRGTDRGGN
- a CDS encoding lytic transglycosylase domain-containing protein, whose protein sequence is MNNQEIAFQKEASVYEFKRPTLLGVPTGLGGVASFAAVLVLGCLIGRTDCAAGDVYQFIDSAGVVHFSNVPVDPRYRQIRVPVPVAPVRLEDIHETILSAARRYRVDPALVKAVIKVESDFDPHAVSDAGAMGLMQLMPATASTLDVQNPFNPAENISGGVKHLSYLLGRFNGDLTLALAAYHAGEKTVTHYNQVPPIEKTHRYIQKVLAAYKTYRGKESARKSIYKVLSPDGRVIYTNVPEQYQDTRRYRVAYTQAP
- a CDS encoding type II toxin-antitoxin system Phd/YefM family antitoxin — translated: MHKTYSLAEAKKHLSSLVREADEKYRRVVITRSGVEKAVLLSAEEYDGLIETLDVLSNRAERRAIARAKTQVRRGRTVSLEELKKKIGPA
- a CDS encoding type II toxin-antitoxin system RelE/ParE family toxin, whose amino-acid sequence is MRYAVRLAREAEKDLLALSRADRRLYDRILNNLESLADDPRMGKPLVGNHKGEFSLRVGDWRIVYETHASSKTVFVLTVKHRRHVY
- the nadB gene encoding L-aspartate oxidase is translated as MSPSSQIDLTDFLVIGSGIAGVRAAIELGRHGRVVIVNKGNPEESASEFAQGGIAVALDSPDSVEAHMADTLAAGKGLCRSEVVEVLVKEGPPRVRELIRWGARFDRQGDRYVMAREAAHRYARILRRGDATGTEIMRTLLTKTRPLRTIRWLPRHFTSDLLVHKGRCLGAVLLSESGSVRVIGAKTVLLATGGAGQVYSRTTNPPVATGDGMAMAYRAGCVLEDMEFVQFHPTALAVANAPAFLLTEALRGEGAVLRNARGKTFMKRYDPAGELATRDVVSRAIWQEMRSGHTSHVYLDITHLKADYIRARFPTVTQTCLRYGFDITNTPIPVAPSAHFMIGGAKTSLTGATSLDGLFAAGEVACSGIHGANRLASNSLLEGLVFGARAGKAMIAFARKDAVKSSEIRSVFEKNRSEWITRQSVFPASLEPAAHRLKETMWDRVGIVRDRASLMNALKVLEQWKFLMTAPVVSRQEGEFKNTATVASMIVRAALLRKSSIGVHYRSDDPKPGKRPDLRHIEFRRSDHPQGAWV
- the lipA gene encoding lipoyl synthase, giving the protein MSPLSPGGFPRDRSRLPPWFRVRAYPGPRYQGMKNLVHDLKLHTVCEEARCPNVWDCWNRGTATFMILGDVCTRSCGFCAVATGRPIEPDLDEPRRVAQAVRALSLRHAVITSVNRDELADGGAAIFAETIRAIRRLQDCAIEVLIPDFKGSHEAQDRIFEARPDILNHNTETVPRLYRSVRPQGKYSWSLELVSRAKQAGLVTKSGLMVGLGETGEEVRAVMADLVSSGCDILTLGQYLQPTPNHLPVIRYYLPEEFSSLKEDGLRLGFRHVESGPLVRSSYHAEEQSGRMAEKEIERR
- a CDS encoding AURKAIP1/COX24 domain-containing protein, coding for MSRVVKKRRKKMRKHKYRKLRKKMRHQRRKH
- a CDS encoding sulfite exporter TauE/SafE family protein; amino-acid sequence: MPLDLLWLLPLFLLAAMLYSSVGHGGASAYLAILVLAGYARPEIAPTVLILNILVTVTGFTNYYRAGHFTPRLLWPFILASIPAAYLGGLVLLSQQTFSGILGGTLLIAGLRFILFTKPILPRPPVKPAWIYGIGLPVGLALGFLAGLIGIGGGIFLSPLLLLMGWADAKQTAAVSAAFIILNSLSGLAAHVLHGAIEPGLAVPLGLTVLIGGQIGSWWGAWKVPSKVLQQVLGVVLLIASLKMIRDLF
- a CDS encoding GGDEF domain-containing protein, with product MGHSSLPSGKTPLLFYFLMVVPWLTNYMEEGRFAQNPLGLAHEIGLSALIGAGVYVSLYYRKQFLRQRDEVERLAHTDALTTLGHPRALEEALVKEIARARRMDRPLSCLFADLDDFKTINDRFGHAAGNAVLQTVGKTIQGIIRQGMDLAFRYGGDEFVVILPEADKAQAYLIAQRLQQALSKLRPPAIPLKAVQACLTVAQLRPEQKATDLLGLVDKATRHAKTRTKNFIFDAEEMEKELQQ
- a CDS encoding four helix bundle protein: MSVKYFEELEIWKEARSMTNTIYKITHAPGFSRDYGLRNQVRRAAVSVMSNIAEGFERGGNQELIQFLYIAKGSCGEVRWQLYIAKDQGYIEEEKFNELFKSFKRLSVMIGNLIAYLKNSRMKGEKFKKPPHRTMQEEMDEIM
- a CDS encoding Hsp20/alpha crystallin family protein; protein product: MPPIQWDPFRDLLSLQERMNKLFEDSLVRSTSQLGDVSQGTWTPVVDIMEKEDAIILKAELPGVRLEDVDLQIKDDALILKGERRFEKETKKENYHRIERSYGTFSRSFTLPGIVDQSGISAKLKDGILEVKLPKARSMESKPIPIEIKK
- a CDS encoding FAD-binding oxidoreductase; this translates as MPARDQKQMNLVLSEIRQETPEIKSFRLDLGPNKPFAFRPGQFVIITAEVWNPKRNRMGTANRAFSISSSPAEEDYIEIAAKRYPEGRITPWLHDAVKVGDLLNVKGPEGQFVFRENESDEIVLIAGGIGIAPYRSMIRYILAKGWPVRVKLLYSARTPADFAFKPEFDAAAQQHTHFQCVYTITRPDGTPWTGRVGRFDEAFFREQLGPLGTLYYLCGPDRMIKENAQTLTALGVPYPLIRSERW